The Labilibaculum sp. sequence AAGGAAATTAAATATCCTATGGCTGGCATGGGCAGTGAAAGAGTAAGTTTGGGGGTTTACAATCTGAAAGAGAAATTGACAGTGTATATTCAACCTGATGATTTCGGAACGGATCAATATTTGACAAATATCACTTGGGGTGCAGATGGAAAATTCATTTATATTCAGGTTTTGAACCGTGCTTCGGATCATGCCAAATTGAATAAATACGAAGCTGCAACAGGTAAATTTGTAAAAACATTATTCGAAGAAAAAGATGATCGTTGGGTAGAACCTTCCCACGAATTGATTTTCTTAAAAAACAATCCAAATCAATTTGTTTATCAGACCAATAACCGCGATGGTTTTAATCATGCCTATCTGTATGATACTGAAGGGAAATTAATCAAACAATTGACATCAGGAGATTGGGAAATTACTGAGATTTTGGGTTTCGATAAATCAGAGAGGAATATGTTTTTTGTATCAACGGAAGTGAATCCGACTGAAAGACATGCGTATAAAATGAATTTAAAAACGGGCAAGCGTACTCGATTAACGGCAGAGGAAGGAACTCATACAGTTCAGCCAAGTGCCGATGGTAAATTCATTATTGATAATTACAGCAGTTTAAATGTGCCGCGAAAAGTTCAAATTGCCGATACAAAAGGCAAAGTGATTGCGGAAATGGTGAATGCTGAAAATAAGCTGGCTGATTATGATTTGGGGGAAATCTCTTTGGGTACAATAAAATCGGCAGATGAAAAAACTGATTTGTATTACAGGATGGTAAAACCTGCAGATTTTGATCCAAATAAAAAATATCCAGTGGTGGTCTACGTTTACGGCGGACCACATGCACAATTGGTAACTAATAATTGGTTAGGTGGTTCTCGTTTGTGGGAGCAGTATATGGCTCAGAATGGTTATTTAATCTATGTTTTGGATAATAGAGGATCGGCAAATCGCGGAAAAGAGTTTGAAGCTGTTATTCACCGTCAGTGTGGACAACCCGAGATGGCGGATCAAATGAAGGGTGTTGAGTTTTTGAAATCATTGCCATATGTTGATGTTGATCGTATTGGCGTTCATGGCTGGAGTTATGGTGGTTTTATGACCATTTCGTTGATCACAAATTATCCTGATGTATTTAAAGTTGCTGTAGCTGGGGGACCGGTAATTGATTGGAAATGGTACGAAGTGATGTATGGAGAGAGATATATGGATACTCCGGAAGAGAATCCGGAAGGATATGCTATGACTTCCTTACTTGCAAAAGCAAAAGATCTGAAAGGGAAACTATTGATCTGTCAGGGAGCAATTGATAATACCGTGTTATGGCAGCATAGTTTGAATTTTATTTGGGAATGTATTAAAAACAATATTCAGGTTGATTATTTCCCATATCCTCGTGCAGAGCACAATGTGCGTGGGCGTGATCGTATTCATTTAAAACAAAAGGTGAGTAATTATTTTGATGACTATTTGAAATAAGAGACGATAGTTGGCTATAAAAATAAATAAATCGTCATTCCAATTTCGATATTTTTCGGCAATTTTGGGGTGACGGTTTTTTTGTTTCCAAGCTGTTGCTTATAATGATTTTAAGTGTGCATACATTAAATAAAATATCAATTTGAAAACGCAAATCAATTACAGAAGTATTTGGATAATAGCTTATCCTATTATTTTAGGAAGTGTAGCGCAGAATATTATTGCTCTAACCGATACCGCATTTTTGGGTCACCTAAGTGAAACTGCTTTGGGGGCTGCAGCTATTGCAACAATATTTTATTTTGCAATTGTGATGCTTGCCTGGGGGTTTGGATTGGGAGCTCAAATTGTTATTGCCAGAAGAGTGGGGGAAGGAAATCTTAAACTTGTTGGTAAAACTTTTGATCATGCTTTGTATTTTCTATTGATTTTGGCCGTATTGCTGGTCGTTTTTATGGAGTTACAAGCTCCGCCCATTTTGAAGGCTATTGTGAAATCGAATGCAATATATGATGCCAGTATGGATTATATTTCTTATCGGGCGTGGGGAATCTTATTTGCATGTGTAAATCTATTGTTTAGAGCTTTTTATATTGGAATAGCAAAAACAAAAATAATTGGATGGAGTACCGTCTTTATGGCAATTATTAATATCTTTTTTGATTATGTACTGATATTTGGGGAGTGGGGATTTCCTGAAATGGGTATAAAAGGTGCAGCCATTGCCTCGGTAATTGCCGAGTTTTGTGTTATGGTCGTTTTTATTTTGTATACTCTTAGAAAAGTTCCTGTTAAAACCTATGATTTATTTGGTTTTGCAAAAGTTGACTGGGAACTCTATTCGCGGCTGATTAGAGTATCTTTTCCTATGATGATTCAGAATTTTTTAGCCTTGTCATGTTGGTTTGTTTTCTTTTTAATGGTAGAAAGAATGGGAGAGAGAGAGCTGGCAATTTCAAATATTATAAGAAGTATTTATGTTTTGATGATGGTGCCGGTTTGGTCTTTTGCATCAGCAGCTAATACTTTGGTAAGTCAGGTTATTGGGGAAGGACATTCGGATGAGGTTATGCGGGTTATTTGGAGGACAATCAAGTTATCTTTTCTTTCGGTTTTGGTCTTAGTTGGTGTCTGTGTCATTAATCCCGAATTAATAATTTCAATCTATACCGAAGAGGTAAGCTTAATTGCTGAGACGAAACCAGTTTTGTATGTGATTTTTGGAGCCGCGTTAATTTTCCCAATTGGAGTGACTCTTTTTCATGGTGTTTCAGGAACTGGAAATACTTTTCATGCAATGTTGCTCGAAATTTCGGTTTTGGTTTGTTATTTAGGCGGAGTATATCTTTTAATAGCTGTTTTAAAAGCACCAATTTCAGGGGTGTGGACTTCGGAATATTTTTATGGCGGTTTTCTTGGTTTGAGTTCATGGCTGTACCTGAAATTTACCAATTGGAAAGAAAATAAGATTTAATTTTTTCGCAGATAAGAAATTACTAATAACTATTCAAAAGGAATTACCTCGGGCTGAGTGACCCTAAAGTTGTTGAATTTAGGTCTTTCTTCCCCGGATAATTGATATTCGAATTGATTAAAATCGGAAGGTGCTTTTGGATAAAAAGCAAGGCGTAGTTGTATGGTTTTAAATACTAAATTTTCGTTGCGCAAACGAATACCAAATCCCACACCATAATAGAATTTTTCTCTAAGAATATTCTTGTTGTTGCTGCCAATAAATCCCATGTCGGCAAAGGTGTAAAATGCAAAACGAAAGCCACCTAAAGTATAAGGTGTAAAGGCAACAGTTTCCAGATTAAGAACTAATTTCTGAGTTCCTATTACATCTTCTTTTGAAAAACCTCGTATTCCTGTATCAGTAATTAAGCTTATGAATTCTTCTGGAAACCTTCTTATTCCAAGTGTATATTGCAAAT is a genomic window containing:
- a CDS encoding DPP IV N-terminal domain-containing protein, giving the protein MKRVFLLTYLLIICALFTAADAQTKKLSMEDAILGQWGKFYPENISQLSWKGETNLISYVSNNEIMVAEPEEVAKAIFTLSDLNVILKLAGSKELSRFPQFSWISNDVIQYQTQGGFIQIDLLNRKLVLKLEIGTKAENAEFCAINSSVAYTIENNLYICRGDKDMFAVTSDEDKNFVNGQTVSRSEYGIQDGIFWGPKGEYLAFYHKDESNVATFPLVDISTRTGDLKEIKYPMAGMGSERVSLGVYNLKEKLTVYIQPDDFGTDQYLTNITWGADGKFIYIQVLNRASDHAKLNKYEAATGKFVKTLFEEKDDRWVEPSHELIFLKNNPNQFVYQTNNRDGFNHAYLYDTEGKLIKQLTSGDWEITEILGFDKSERNMFFVSTEVNPTERHAYKMNLKTGKRTRLTAEEGTHTVQPSADGKFIIDNYSSLNVPRKVQIADTKGKVIAEMVNAENKLADYDLGEISLGTIKSADEKTDLYYRMVKPADFDPNKKYPVVVYVYGGPHAQLVTNNWLGGSRLWEQYMAQNGYLIYVLDNRGSANRGKEFEAVIHRQCGQPEMADQMKGVEFLKSLPYVDVDRIGVHGWSYGGFMTISLITNYPDVFKVAVAGGPVIDWKWYEVMYGERYMDTPEENPEGYAMTSLLAKAKDLKGKLLICQGAIDNTVLWQHSLNFIWECIKNNIQVDYFPYPRAEHNVRGRDRIHLKQKVSNYFDDYLK
- a CDS encoding MATE family efflux transporter gives rise to the protein MKTQINYRSIWIIAYPIILGSVAQNIIALTDTAFLGHLSETALGAAAIATIFYFAIVMLAWGFGLGAQIVIARRVGEGNLKLVGKTFDHALYFLLILAVLLVVFMELQAPPILKAIVKSNAIYDASMDYISYRAWGILFACVNLLFRAFYIGIAKTKIIGWSTVFMAIINIFFDYVLIFGEWGFPEMGIKGAAIASVIAEFCVMVVFILYTLRKVPVKTYDLFGFAKVDWELYSRLIRVSFPMMIQNFLALSCWFVFFLMVERMGERELAISNIIRSIYVLMMVPVWSFASAANTLVSQVIGEGHSDEVMRVIWRTIKLSFLSVLVLVGVCVINPELIISIYTEEVSLIAETKPVLYVIFGAALIFPIGVTLFHGVSGTGNTFHAMLLEISVLVCYLGGVYLLIAVLKAPISGVWTSEYFYGGFLGLSSWLYLKFTNWKENKI